GGCGTCCCGGCATATGCCGATCTCGTCGGCGTTTCCGGCGTCGGGGCGGCGAAGGCGTGCCAGATCGCCGCCGCCTTCGAACTCGCCCGCCGGCGCCTGACGCCCGAAGAAATACGGATATCGGCCCCCACCGACGTTCTGCCCCTGGTGCGCCACCTGGCCGACCGGAAACAGGAGTACTTCATCTGCATCTCCCTCAACGGCGCCGGCGAGGTGATTGGCAACCGGGAGGTGACAAAAGGGCTCATCAACTACAGCCCAGTCCACCCGCGGGAGGTCTTCGCCGACGTCCTCACCGACCGGGCGACCTCGGTGATCTTCGTCCACAACCACCCGTCGGGCAGCCTCGAACCAAGCCGCGAGGACATCGCCATGACCGGACAACTCGTCGCCGCCGCCGGGATCCTGGGGATCAGGGTGCTCGATCACATCATCGTCTCGCGCAAAGGGCACACCTCCATGCGGGAGCGGGGGCTGCTCTGAGGAGAGACGAAGAATGACCGAATACAACCGGGTCCAGCGGGTGCTCTGGGTCATCCTCGGCCTCAACATCATAGTCGCCCTTGCGAAAGCGATCTTCGGCCTCCTCGCCGGTTCGATGAGCATGGTCGCCGACGCCCTTCACTCATCCTTCGATTCGGCCTCGAACATCATCGGGATCGCCGCCACCCGCGTTGCCGGGCGCCCGCCAGACCGGGACCACCAGTACGGCCATGCGAAGGTCGAAAGCCTCGCAACCCTGATCGTCGGCGGGATGCTCCTCCTCACCGCCTACTGGGTGATCAGCGAGGGGGTCGTACGCCTGAGCGCGGGAGCGGCGCCCGAGATCACCGGGATCACCGTCGGGGTGATGGTGGCGACCCTTATCATCAACATCTTCGTTGCATGGTACGAACGGCGGATGGGCGAAGAATTGCAGAGCAGTTTTCTCATCGCCGACTCCGAGCACACGAAAAGCGATGTCTACGTCTCCCTCTCGGTACTGGCCGGCTTCGTCGCCGTCAGCGCCGGATATCCGGCGGCAGACCCCGTAATCGCCCTTGCGATCGGGGCCCTGATCGGGAAGATGGGCCTTTCCATCATCAGGGAGGCGGGCATGGTGCTCACCGATGCCGCCACCGTAAGGTGCGAAGATATCGTCAGGAAAAGCGTGCCCTCGATACCCGGTGTCCGGGGCTATAATCGGTTCAGGTGCCGCGGCGGTGCGGGCGACCTTTTCGCCGACATCCACGTCACCGTCGACCCGGAGATGAGCGTGCTCCACGCCCACGAGATTGCCCGGGAGGTCGAGGCCGTCCTCAAAGAGCAGGTGCCAGGCATGAAGGAAGTGATCGTCCATATCGAGCCGGTAACGGAGAATGGAACTGAGATACAGGGCTGAACGGCAGGAAAGAGGGGTACAGAACACCGCAGGGTTTCGTCTCTTCGCGGCCCATTGCATGGAAGCGGGACACAACGGCAACAGGCCAGAAAAAGAGGTTATTTCGGCTCTGTTGAATCGCACATGAGTCCGGGAAGGGGACGCAAGCATACCCCATGAAATGTTTTTCATGGTAAACCCGCCTGCCGAGGTTGATCTCTCTCCTGTAATCGCAGGGAAGGAGCGCAGATCCCCCGCCTTCCCCATACTGCTTGCCGGGGGTTTCACCCCCGGACCCCCATTGCGATGGGCCCCGGGAAGAGCGACCAGAACATCCAGGGAGATGGAGAGGGCCATATCCCCACCTATCCTGAGCGGGGGTCCGGGGGCGGTAGTCCCCTGGCTCAAGAACGCCGAAAGAAGATTTCAAAAAAGCCGTTATTTCCGGAGAATTGCGATTAACTCCTCCCTGCCATCAGATACTCGCTCCCGACTGCCCTCTTCCCCTCGCTGTTCAGCCGTTTCCTTCCTGAACCCCTGCATTTAGAGGGTTTTTTGGATTTTCTCGAGAGCTATCGCTCGGCAGCTTGCGCTTTGAGGGTAAGAAGTTGCCTGAAGTTGAAATTCATGCAGGAGAAGATGTTCTTGACGTGCACTCTGGCAACCGTCGTGACCATGAGGTGGCCTGCATGGAACACCCGCTTGATC
Above is a window of Methanofollis tationis DNA encoding:
- the radC gene encoding RadC family protein — encoded protein: MKKMRDVPDGDRPREKIAAKGAAALTERELIAAIIGRGVAGRDVLEIARDIEGVIADSGVPAYADLVGVSGVGAAKACQIAAAFELARRRLTPEEIRISAPTDVLPLVRHLADRKQEYFICISLNGAGEVIGNREVTKGLINYSPVHPREVFADVLTDRATSVIFVHNHPSGSLEPSREDIAMTGQLVAAAGILGIRVLDHIIVSRKGHTSMRERGLL
- a CDS encoding cation diffusion facilitator family transporter, translated to MTEYNRVQRVLWVILGLNIIVALAKAIFGLLAGSMSMVADALHSSFDSASNIIGIAATRVAGRPPDRDHQYGHAKVESLATLIVGGMLLLTAYWVISEGVVRLSAGAAPEITGITVGVMVATLIINIFVAWYERRMGEELQSSFLIADSEHTKSDVYVSLSVLAGFVAVSAGYPAADPVIALAIGALIGKMGLSIIREAGMVLTDAATVRCEDIVRKSVPSIPGVRGYNRFRCRGGAGDLFADIHVTVDPEMSVLHAHEIAREVEAVLKEQVPGMKEVIVHIEPVTENGTEIQG